A single genomic interval of Bacteroidota bacterium harbors:
- a CDS encoding outer membrane beta-barrel protein: MQLYYNLKHIVLLVLLLSTVSLMAQEREYGIWGGLSHSFGDINYNLNSVQFSKPAAGLFYRYNKNPRIAYYFGVAYGSTAGDDAMASDTFRLARNLSFKSNLFEATTRIEFNFFELNRLRQEDWFSPFMFIGIGALYFNPKANYNGDWIELQPLGTEGQQFSELTGIDPYHRLQVIVPIGGGFKFAIGKNVTVGLEASWNKLFTDYLDDVSSKYVDPTILASGPNGETVVALADRSGELLDTQPIGINGKQRGDPNHDDSYMHAGLFISYTFVKLKCPSPGGNKKRYN, encoded by the coding sequence ATGCAGTTGTATTACAATCTTAAACATATCGTATTACTTGTTCTTTTATTAAGCACTGTTTCTTTAATGGCGCAAGAGCGAGAGTATGGAATATGGGGTGGTTTATCACACTCCTTTGGAGATATAAATTATAATCTCAATAGTGTCCAATTTTCAAAGCCTGCCGCAGGATTATTTTACCGGTATAATAAAAATCCACGTATTGCTTATTATTTTGGTGTTGCCTATGGCAGCACTGCGGGAGATGATGCAATGGCTTCTGATACTTTTAGATTAGCACGCAATCTCAGTTTTAAAAGCAATCTGTTTGAGGCGACAACAAGGATAGAATTTAATTTTTTTGAACTGAACCGCTTGCGACAAGAAGATTGGTTCTCGCCTTTTATGTTTATTGGAATAGGGGCACTTTATTTTAATCCTAAAGCAAACTATAATGGTGATTGGATTGAGTTGCAACCGTTGGGAACAGAAGGACAACAATTTTCAGAACTCACCGGAATTGATCCTTACCACCGGCTTCAGGTAATTGTTCCTATTGGTGGCGGATTTAAATTTGCGATTGGTAAAAATGTTACTGTAGGTTTGGAAGCTAGTTGGAATAAATTATTTACAGATTACCTGGATGATGTGAGCAGTAAATATGTGGATCCAACTATTTTGGCATCGGGGCCAAATGGTGAAACAGTGGTTGCACTGGCAGACAGATCTGGTGAGTTATTGGATACACAGCCTATTGGAATCAACGGTAAACAACGTGGCGATCCCAATCATGATGATTCGTATATGCATGCCGGTTTATTTATTTCATACACTTTTGTAAAGCTGAAATGTCCTTCGCCCGGTGGCAATAAAAAGCGTTATAATTAA
- a CDS encoding isoprenyl transferase, giving the protein MSENTLLDLNRIPQHIAIIMDGNGRWAKRHDKPRIYGHQQGVESVRTIVEACREFGVKYLTIYAFSTENWNRPQQEVNALMELLIRSISKETPELNNKHVRIRMIGDMTSLPQDCRIQLDDAINLTSQNMELQLVLALSYSGRWEIKHAMQLIANKVQEGIIEPGDIDEQLIKEHLTTSDIPDPELIIRTSGEYRISNYLLWQSAYSEFYFTETLWPDFNRDAFVKALHDYQGRERRFGKISEQIQVK; this is encoded by the coding sequence ATGTCAGAAAATACCCTACTTGATCTTAACCGCATTCCGCAACATATCGCCATTATTATGGATGGCAATGGCAGGTGGGCAAAACGGCATGATAAACCTCGTATTTATGGGCATCAACAGGGAGTGGAGAGCGTTCGTACAATTGTGGAAGCTTGTAGAGAATTTGGTGTAAAATATCTAACTATATATGCCTTTTCTACAGAAAATTGGAACAGACCGCAGCAAGAAGTAAATGCTTTAATGGAATTATTAATTCGAAGCATTAGTAAAGAAACTCCTGAGCTTAATAATAAACATGTGCGCATTCGTATGATCGGTGATATGACATCTCTTCCTCAAGACTGCCGCATTCAATTAGATGATGCGATTAATCTTACTTCTCAAAATATGGAATTGCAATTGGTGTTGGCTTTAAGTTATAGTGGCCGTTGGGAAATTAAACATGCAATGCAATTAATTGCTAATAAAGTGCAGGAGGGAATTATTGAACCAGGTGATATAGATGAACAACTTATTAAAGAACATTTAACCACTTCAGATATACCAGATCCGGAACTTATAATTCGCACAAGTGGTGAATACCGTATCAGCAATTATTTATTATGGCAATCGGCATATTCTGAATTCTATTTTACCGAAACATTATGGCCTGATTTTAATCGGGATGCATTTGTAAAAGCATTGCATGATTATCAAGGCCGTGAACGCCGATTTGGAAAAATAAGTGAGCAAATACAAGTGAAATGA
- a CDS encoding T9SS type A sorting domain-containing protein, with amino-acid sequence MKQKSLLMIVVLLIGMHFQATADVEPTNDVYSGAETMAENGSVSGTIGIPSTDQNDWYIFTTTDDGSVNLYLDHEPGMYHRIYLYDSDGTTSLGSAEGFDNASQTVNNLAAGTYYARVYYYSSSYMSNYTLTNTVTPATLANDSEPNDSPGTALTMAENGSVIGHIGFRYNGGSYDTDDWYIFNTTNDGVITLELVHDPGMYHRIYLYDSDGTTSLGSAEGTGSATFTKNNLAAGTYYARVYYFSSTYYSGYTLTNTATPATPANDSEPNDLYTEANTSIAEDGFTTGHIGFRENGGGFDTEDWYTVSMADAGTITLELTNQTGQYFGVYLYDNNGTTSLGSNFEYDTAKVIVKNLEAGDYYIKVDSYSSTYYSGYKLQYTTTSATYTADSELNDDYTLASVSVPENGMVEGRISYRRNGGTYDTNDWYHLVSTSDGAITLNISMDPGMYHGIYLYDENGTTSLGNNFNYGSASITVFNLQAGNYYAKVDNYSSTYYSGYELEFVVTPTPYTNDPEPNGTIGTASPMLTNSTVEGHIGFRGNGTVYDTEDYWEFTLSEMGEVTLSTLTSDLSQYHGIYLYNSGGFSLGNNFGYGTTSLTIVDLVPGIYYAKVDNYSATYYSSYQLTNTYCPDAITIVAEGETTLCEGESVILTTPDHHWSYLWNDGSTTETNAVTLAGDFSLTIDNGDGCVRTSNTLAVDVTPNPVAVLEADGPTTFCEGGSVTITANVPGSPDSYLWSNGETTSSITVSESGDYSVTIYKNDCSAISDPIAITVNPNPTATVTADGSTTLCEGEDVMLTANTASSYLWSNGETTQSITVSESGNYSVTITNENSCTDESDAVAVTVNPIPVATISAGGDTEFCEGGSVMLTASSGDSYLWSTGQTSASISATSEGSYSVTVTENGCSATSSNTDVTVNANPTPSISADGLTTFCEGGSVNLSVDSYFDIVWSTGENTESINVNEAGVYNVTVTNDNGCMGTSSDVTVTTEVCTELVIFADGPTTFCEGGSVILSSSEEAGNVWNTGATTQSITVTESGDYSCVNGDNTSNTITVTVNANPEATISADGDTQFCEGGSVMLTASAGDSYLWSTGETSASIVASSEGLYSVTVTQDGCSATSENTDVTINANPTPEISADGPTTFCDGGSVNLSVDSYFDILWSTGANTESINVTESGSYSVTVTDAKGCSGEAEAVEVTVESCGTEVTIIAEGETTFCAGGSVILTSSEATGNIWSTGETTQSITATESGDYSVSNGAFVSNTITVTVVEEASVSVSPIGPDKICYEGSVLLSATASSGDLQWQRNGMDISGETGSSLTVTESGHYTCTVDNGVCDAATSNSVKVTYYKNLPITPAGTSYICDGSSVVLSVDYYATVTYQWYRNGVEIIGATANIYEATTTGKYRVVSTLDGCGRVSNIVQVIVDCRFASESEIESQLWPNPTSESFNISTTAEENAKLIIQIYDISGSEVFAMTHTQSYSGEILNINLPDLASGMYSVVIHFPNGTMNQHPLVINK; translated from the coding sequence ATGAAACAAAAATCTTTACTTATGATTGTAGTGCTGCTTATTGGTATGCACTTCCAGGCAACAGCCGACGTCGAACCTACAAATGACGTTTATTCTGGCGCTGAAACAATGGCTGAAAACGGCTCTGTATCCGGAACCATTGGAATACCCTCCACCGATCAAAATGACTGGTATATTTTTACTACTACCGATGATGGTAGTGTAAATTTATACTTAGACCACGAACCGGGAATGTATCATAGAATATATTTATATGATTCCGATGGAACAACTTCATTGGGTTCTGCAGAAGGATTTGACAATGCGAGCCAAACAGTAAATAATCTTGCTGCCGGCACTTACTACGCCAGAGTATATTATTACAGTTCCTCGTATATGAGTAACTATACCCTTACAAACACGGTAACACCCGCAACACTTGCTAACGATTCTGAACCCAACGATAGCCCAGGAACTGCTTTGACTATGGCAGAAAACGGATCTGTTATTGGTCATATAGGTTTCAGGTATAATGGTGGAAGCTATGATACCGATGATTGGTACATTTTCAATACAACCAACGATGGAGTTATAACTCTTGAATTAGTGCATGATCCCGGCATGTATCACCGAATTTATTTATATGATTCAGATGGTACTACATCTCTAGGATCAGCTGAAGGTACTGGCAGTGCAACATTTACAAAGAATAACCTTGCAGCTGGTACTTATTATGCAAGAGTTTATTATTTTAGTTCCACCTATTATAGTGGCTATACTCTAACCAACACAGCTACTCCGGCTACTCCGGCAAATGATTCAGAACCCAATGATTTATACACTGAAGCAAATACTTCTATTGCTGAAGATGGCTTTACAACTGGTCACATCGGGTTTAGAGAAAATGGAGGTGGCTTTGATACGGAAGACTGGTACACCGTTTCAATGGCCGATGCAGGAACTATTACTCTTGAATTAACCAATCAGACAGGCCAATATTTTGGTGTTTATCTGTATGATAATAATGGTACTACTTCTTTAGGTAGCAATTTTGAATACGACACTGCTAAAGTGATTGTTAAAAACCTGGAAGCTGGTGATTATTATATTAAAGTAGATAGTTATTCCTCAACCTACTATTCAGGATATAAATTACAATATACAACTACATCAGCAACATACACTGCCGATTCAGAACTCAATGATGATTATACTTTGGCTTCTGTATCTGTTCCTGAAAACGGAATGGTTGAAGGTCGAATAAGTTACAGAAGAAATGGAGGAACTTACGATACTAATGACTGGTACCATTTAGTTTCAACTTCTGATGGTGCAATTACTTTAAACATCTCAATGGATCCAGGCATGTACCATGGTATTTATTTATATGATGAAAATGGAACCACCTCCTTAGGAAACAATTTTAATTATGGAAGCGCTAGCATAACTGTTTTCAACTTACAAGCGGGAAATTATTATGCTAAAGTTGATAATTATTCTTCTACGTATTATTCAGGATATGAGCTTGAATTTGTTGTTACACCAACTCCTTATACCAATGACCCTGAGCCAAATGGAACCATTGGAACAGCTTCGCCGATGCTCACAAATTCTACTGTGGAAGGGCATATTGGATTTCGAGGCAACGGGACTGTTTATGATACAGAAGATTATTGGGAATTTACACTTTCAGAAATGGGAGAGGTTACCCTTTCAACACTAACATCAGATCTCAGTCAATACCACGGTATCTATTTATACAATTCAGGAGGCTTCAGCTTGGGCAATAATTTTGGATATGGCACAACAAGCCTTACAATAGTTGATCTTGTTCCTGGAATTTATTATGCAAAAGTTGATAATTATTCTGCAACCTATTACTCAAGCTACCAATTAACCAACACCTACTGCCCAGACGCAATCACAATTGTTGCCGAAGGAGAAACTACCTTATGTGAAGGTGAGTCTGTTATCCTAACCACACCCGATCATCATTGGAGTTACTTATGGAACGACGGTTCAACCACCGAAACAAACGCAGTAACCTTAGCAGGTGATTTCTCATTGACAATTGATAATGGAGATGGATGTGTGCGCACATCAAATACTTTAGCAGTAGATGTAACACCAAATCCTGTTGCAGTACTTGAAGCGGATGGCCCAACCACATTCTGTGAAGGTGGTTCAGTTACTATTACTGCAAATGTTCCCGGTTCACCGGATTCCTATTTATGGAGCAACGGTGAAACCACTTCTTCAATAACAGTATCAGAAAGCGGTGACTATTCAGTTACCATTTATAAAAATGATTGTTCTGCTATCTCCGATCCAATTGCAATTACAGTAAATCCAAATCCAACAGCAACAGTAACTGCTGATGGATCCACCACATTATGCGAAGGTGAAGATGTAATGCTTACAGCAAATACAGCATCTTCTTACTTGTGGAGCAACGGAGAAACCACACAATCAATTACAGTATCTGAAAGTGGAAATTATTCAGTAACAATTACAAATGAAAATAGCTGTACCGATGAATCTGATGCAGTAGCAGTAACCGTAAATCCAATTCCGGTAGCAACAATTTCAGCCGGTGGCGACACAGAATTTTGTGAAGGCGGCAGCGTAATGCTAACTGCATCAAGTGGTGATTCTTACTTATGGAGCACTGGCCAAACAAGTGCATCTATCTCTGCAACATCAGAAGGAAGTTACAGTGTAACAGTTACAGAAAACGGATGCAGTGCTACTTCATCTAATACAGATGTAACAGTAAATGCAAATCCAACCCCTTCTATTTCTGCTGATGGTCTAACTACTTTCTGCGAAGGTGGAAGTGTAAACTTGAGTGTAGATTCTTACTTCGATATTGTATGGAGTACAGGAGAAAACACAGAATCAATTAATGTAAATGAAGCAGGAGTTTATAATGTTACTGTAACAAATGACAACGGCTGTATGGGAACATCATCGGATGTAACCGTAACCACAGAAGTTTGTACTGAGCTTGTGATTTTTGCTGATGGTCCAACTACATTCTGTGAAGGCGGATCAGTAATACTTTCATCAAGTGAAGAAGCAGGAAATGTTTGGAACACAGGAGCAACCACCCAATCAATTACAGTTACTGAAAGTGGAGATTACTCATGTGTAAACGGAGATAACACATCCAATACAATTACAGTAACCGTAAATGCAAATCCGGAAGCCACAATATCAGCCGATGGCGATACTCAATTTTGTGAAGGTGGCAGCGTAATGCTAACTGCATCCGCAGGTGATTCTTACTTGTGGAGCACAGGCGAAACAAGTGCATCAATCGTTGCATCTTCCGAAGGTCTTTATAGTGTAACAGTAACACAAGACGGATGTAGTGCAACATCAGAAAATACAGATGTAACAATAAATGCAAATCCAACTCCTGAGATTTCTGCTGATGGTCCGACTACATTCTGTGATGGCGGTAGTGTGAACCTAAGTGTAGATTCTTACTTCGATATTTTATGGAGTACAGGAGCAAATACCGAATCCATTAATGTAACTGAAAGCGGAAGTTATAGTGTTACAGTAACCGATGCAAAAGGATGTAGCGGAGAAGCAGAAGCAGTTGAAGTAACAGTAGAATCTTGCGGAACAGAAGTTACTATAATTGCAGAAGGAGAAACCACATTCTGTGCAGGTGGATCAGTAATACTTACATCAAGTGAAGCAACCGGAAATATCTGGAGCACAGGCGAAACAACACAATCAATTACAGCTACAGAAAGTGGAGATTATTCAGTATCAAATGGAGCATTCGTTTCCAATACAATTACAGTAACCGTAGTTGAAGAAGCAAGTGTAAGTGTATCACCAATAGGTCCGGATAAGATTTGTTATGAAGGCAGTGTATTATTATCTGCAACAGCTTCATCCGGAGATTTGCAATGGCAAAGAAATGGAATGGATATCAGTGGTGAAACTGGTTCTTCACTTACAGTAACAGAATCAGGACACTACACATGTACTGTTGACAATGGAGTTTGCGATGCGGCAACTTCAAACTCAGTAAAGGTTACTTACTATAAAAATCTGCCAATAACACCCGCAGGAACTTCCTATATCTGTGATGGTTCTTCAGTTGTTCTTTCAGTAGATTATTATGCTACAGTAACTTATCAATGGTATAGGAATGGCGTTGAAATAATCGGAGCAACCGCTAATATTTATGAAGCAACCACTACCGGAAAATACAGAGTTGTATCCACATTAGATGGCTGCGGAAGAGTATCCAATATTGTACAGGTAATAGTAGATTGTCGTTTTGCATCTGAGTCAGAAATTGAATCTCAATTATGGCCAAATCCAACAAGTGAATCATTTAATATTTCTACTACAGCCGAAGAAAATGCGAAGCTGATAATTCAAATTTATGATATCAGCGGCAGCGAAGTATTTGCAATGACACATACACAATCATATTCAGGAGAGATATTAAATATCAATTTACCTGACCTTGCAAGTGGCATGTATTCAGTTGTAATACACTTTCCAAACGGAACAATGAATCAACATCCTTTGGTAATCAATAAGTAA